In a genomic window of Glycine max cultivar Williams 82 chromosome 13, Glycine_max_v4.0, whole genome shotgun sequence:
- the LOC100812220 gene encoding uncharacterized protein isoform X2 — protein sequence MLQLLYAVIFAEMFVIVSFLFKTPARKLVIVTLDRLKRGRGPVVVKTVAATLLVVLASSLYSIAKIRHRNLDAPVANPTDQVLVYKHMLEASLMDRLHHYIRELRLLRKAMEAAKKQSRSFEGGKSVSAAEHKALVEEIAMLKPKIEKLESECEMEASKAKALETEVEALRKQSEGFLMEYDRLLADNQNLRSQVQAIDHSSPHSVNKKSM from the exons atgttgCAGCTTCTGTACGCGGTGATATTTGCGGAAATGTTCGTGATCGTGAGCTTCCTCTTCAAAACTCCGGCGAGGAAGCTGGTGATCGTCACATTGGATCGGCTCAAGCGCGGTCGCGGCCCCGTTGTCGTCAAGACCGTCGCCGCCACGCTGCTGGTGGTGCTCGCTTCCTCCCTCTACAGCATCGCAAAAATCCGGCATCGGAACCTCGATGCTCCCGTCGCTAACCCCACCGACCAAGTCCTCGTGTACAAGCACATGCTCGAAGCTTCTCTTATGG ATAGATTGCACCATTACATAAGAGAGCTTCGGTTACTGAGGAAGGCCATGGAGGCTGCTAAGAAACAGAGTCGAAGTTTTGAGGGTGGCAAAAGTGTCAGTGCAGCGGAGCACAAGGCATTGGTGGAAGAAATCGCCATGTTGAAGCCCAAAATTGAGAAACTAGAATCTGAGTGTGAGATGGAAGCAAGCAAGGCTAAGGCTTTGGAAACTGAGGTGGAGGCTCTTAGAAAGCAATCTGAGGGGTTTCTTATGGAATATGATCGCCTCTTGGCAGACAATCAGAATCTTCGGAGTCAGGTGCAGGCTATTGACCACAGCTCTCCCCATTCTGTTAACAAAAAGAGCATGTGA
- the LOC100812220 gene encoding B-cell receptor-associated protein 31 isoform X1: MLQLLYAVIFAEMFVIVSFLFKTPARKLVIVTLDRLKRGRGPVVVKTVAATLLVVLASSLYSIAKIRHRNLDAPVANPTDQVLVYKHMLEASLMGFVLFLSLMIDRLHHYIRELRLLRKAMEAAKKQSRSFEGGKSVSAAEHKALVEEIAMLKPKIEKLESECEMEASKAKALETEVEALRKQSEGFLMEYDRLLADNQNLRSQVQAIDHSSPHSVNKKSM; encoded by the exons atgttgCAGCTTCTGTACGCGGTGATATTTGCGGAAATGTTCGTGATCGTGAGCTTCCTCTTCAAAACTCCGGCGAGGAAGCTGGTGATCGTCACATTGGATCGGCTCAAGCGCGGTCGCGGCCCCGTTGTCGTCAAGACCGTCGCCGCCACGCTGCTGGTGGTGCTCGCTTCCTCCCTCTACAGCATCGCAAAAATCCGGCATCGGAACCTCGATGCTCCCGTCGCTAACCCCACCGACCAAGTCCTCGTGTACAAGCACATGCTCGAAGCTTCTCTTATGG GGTTTGTGCTGTTCTTGTCTCTGATGATAGATAGATTGCACCATTACATAAGAGAGCTTCGGTTACTGAGGAAGGCCATGGAGGCTGCTAAGAAACAGAGTCGAAGTTTTGAGGGTGGCAAAAGTGTCAGTGCAGCGGAGCACAAGGCATTGGTGGAAGAAATCGCCATGTTGAAGCCCAAAATTGAGAAACTAGAATCTGAGTGTGAGATGGAAGCAAGCAAGGCTAAGGCTTTGGAAACTGAGGTGGAGGCTCTTAGAAAGCAATCTGAGGGGTTTCTTATGGAATATGATCGCCTCTTGGCAGACAATCAGAATCTTCGGAGTCAGGTGCAGGCTATTGACCACAGCTCTCCCCATTCTGTTAACAAAAAGAGCATGTGA